The following coding sequences are from one Acidobacteriota bacterium window:
- a CDS encoding TolC family protein, with product MTLARVLPVVPLLAAGWLLIAPCAGHAQTLRTGVGGVVSQAALQASRTTPAARRFDLTLDDAVQRALERNLDIAVQRIDPLVQDMAVATANSAYLPLASSGFGLNQRTSPNRTLFDGGGLRGTNIVNEQGNYNLGMNQRMKWGGGQYDVTWNSNRVESNNIFTTFNPSFGANMTLGYTQPLLRGFRTDPQRTQLLVSRINRDISDIGLEQTVINTLANVRLAYWELVYARAAVAVQQQALELAEQLVRDNRARVEIGTLAPIDVVQAQSEAAARRQLLAQAVRTLRANELTLKQLIVGGTADELWDAEINPTDQPRIEATPIDLETAIRGALDRRTDISRVRRELDINDAQVDNFRNSTLPQLDLVGTYQLTGQGGSRLVPAGSSFEAIFGGAGGVIPGGYGDAINDIVDADYPFWSVELRMSYPLGQSADRAAYERARLQQQQAQAQIRQIELQVAVEVTNAALQIDAIQQQIEAATASRELAEEQLRAEESKFEVGLSTNFFVVQAQRDLATAQDTELRAILDYQRALIEFERAQRTSLGNAGVTVVGGGGGGAP from the coding sequence ATGACCCTCGCCCGTGTTCTACCCGTCGTCCCGTTGCTCGCCGCCGGCTGGCTCCTGATCGCACCCTGCGCAGGGCACGCCCAGACTCTTCGAACCGGTGTCGGCGGCGTCGTGTCCCAGGCCGCGCTCCAGGCGAGCCGGACCACACCGGCGGCGCGGCGCTTCGACCTGACGCTGGACGACGCGGTCCAGCGCGCCCTCGAGCGCAACCTCGACATCGCCGTGCAGCGCATCGACCCGCTGGTGCAGGACATGGCCGTCGCGACCGCCAACTCCGCGTACCTGCCCCTTGCGTCGTCCGGCTTCGGACTGAACCAGCGAACCAGCCCCAACCGGACGCTGTTCGACGGCGGCGGTCTCCGCGGCACGAACATCGTCAACGAGCAGGGCAACTACAACCTCGGGATGAACCAGCGGATGAAGTGGGGCGGCGGCCAGTACGACGTCACCTGGAACAGCAACCGCGTGGAGTCGAACAACATCTTCACCACCTTCAACCCGAGCTTCGGCGCCAACATGACCCTGGGGTACACGCAGCCGCTGCTGCGCGGCTTCCGCACCGACCCGCAGCGCACGCAGCTCCTCGTCTCGCGCATCAACCGCGACATCTCCGACATCGGCCTGGAGCAGACCGTCATCAACACGCTCGCCAACGTCCGCCTGGCCTACTGGGAGCTGGTCTACGCGCGCGCCGCGGTCGCCGTGCAGCAACAGGCGCTGGAGCTGGCCGAGCAGCTCGTGCGCGACAACCGGGCGCGCGTGGAAATCGGCACCCTGGCCCCGATAGACGTCGTGCAGGCGCAGTCGGAAGCCGCTGCGCGGCGGCAGTTGCTGGCGCAGGCGGTCCGCACCCTGCGGGCCAACGAGCTGACGTTGAAGCAGCTCATCGTGGGCGGCACCGCGGACGAGTTGTGGGACGCGGAGATCAACCCGACCGACCAGCCGCGGATCGAGGCTACGCCGATCGATCTGGAGACAGCGATTCGCGGCGCACTGGACCGGCGCACCGACATCTCGCGGGTGCGACGCGAGCTCGACATCAACGACGCCCAGGTCGACAACTTTCGCAACAGCACCCTTCCCCAGCTCGATCTCGTCGGCACCTACCAGTTGACCGGCCAGGGCGGATCGCGGCTGGTGCCCGCCGGAAGCTCCTTCGAAGCAATCTTCGGCGGCGCGGGCGGCGTCATCCCGGGCGGCTACGGAGATGCCATCAACGACATCGTCGACGCGGACTACCCGTTCTGGAGCGTCGAGCTGCGGATGAGCTATCCCCTCGGCCAGAGCGCGGACAGGGCGGCCTATGAACGGGCGCGGCTGCAGCAACAGCAGGCCCAGGCCCAGATCCGCCAGATCGAGCTGCAGGTCGCCGTGGAAGTCACGAACGCCGCGCTGCAGATCGACGCGATCCAGCAGCAGATCGAGGCGGCGACGGCCTCGCGCGAGCTGGCCGAAGAACAGCTCCGGGCCGAGGAGAGCAAGTTCGAGGTGGGACTGTCCACCAACTTCTTCGTCGTGCAGGCCCAGCGCGATCTGGCGACCGCGCAGGATACGGAGCTGCGCGCGA